In Microbulbifer elongatus, the DNA window CAGGCTGCCGGGCAGGCGCTCATCCACTTCACGCCCGAGCAGGCGACCGATCATGGATTTGCGCGACATACCCACAAGAATCGGAACCCCTTCCGGGGCCAGCTCGGGCAGATGGCGCAACAGGGTCAGGTTGTGGTCGTCATTTTTGCCGAAACCGAAGCCCGGGTCGTAGAGGATTTTCTCTCTCGCGATGCCGGCTTGCTCACATGCCTGCAGGCGGGCATCGAGGTAAGTGCGTACTTCGGCTACCACATCGGTGTATTCCGGTTTGACCTGCATGGTGCCCGGCTGTCCCTGCATATGCATGAGGCACACGGGCAATCCCGTGGCGGCGGCAGCCTCCAGGGCGCCGGGGCGAGTGAGTGCTCGCACATCGTTGAGCATACCGGCACCCACACGGGCGGACTCCCGCATGACCGCGGGGGTGCTGGTATCTACGGAAATCACCACGTCCAGACGACTGGCGATGACCTCCACCACCGGCACCACCCGCTGCAACTCTTCCGTCTCAGAAACCGGTGCCGCACCGGGGCGGGTGGACTCACCGCCGATATCCAGGATTGCTGCGCCGTCGCGCACCATCTGTTCTGCGCGCTGTAACACCAGATCGAGATCCAGGCCGCGGTCGCCGTAATAGCTGCCGCCATCGGAAAAGGAGTCGGGGGTAGTATTGAGGATGCCCATGATACGGGGGCGGGACAGGTCCAGGGTACGCTGGCCACAGACGAGCTTCATAGCATTCATATCACTTAGCCCCGGCTCAACAGGAATTGGGGGCAGCGGGAATAAACAAAGCGGGCCTACTGGCAACAGCAGGCCCGCTTGGAAGCGGCACACTATAGGCGTGCGCCGCACAAGTTCAAGATGGGGTCAGTGGCCGTTGACCGGGCCGCCTACCGGGCTTTCTCCGTCTTTCGAGCCACCTTGGGTTTCGTCTTTCGGCTCCACTTCTTCCGGTGTACCGCCGCCGGTATAGTCGTTGTCGTGCCAATCCTTGGGCGGACGCACTTTCCGGCGCGCCATCAGGTCGTCCACCTGCTCGGCATCCAGAGTCTCGTATTCCATCAGCGCGTCTTTCATCGCTTCGAGAATATCGCGATTCTCTTCCAGCAGTTTTTCCGCACGCTCGTAACAGGTATCGATGATGCGGCGCACTTCCTCGTCGATCTCGTTGGAAGTCTTGCCGGAGATC includes these proteins:
- the folP gene encoding dihydropteroate synthase; protein product: MKLVCGQRTLDLSRPRIMGILNTTPDSFSDGGSYYGDRGLDLDLVLQRAEQMVRDGAAILDIGGESTRPGAAPVSETEELQRVVPVVEVIASRLDVVISVDTSTPAVMRESARVGAGMLNDVRALTRPGALEAAAATGLPVCLMHMQGQPGTMQVKPEYTDVVAEVRTYLDARLQACEQAGIAREKILYDPGFGFGKNDDHNLTLLRHLPELAPEGVPILVGMSRKSMIGRLLGREVDERLPGSLALAMLSAQRGAAIIRVHDVAATADVLKLQQLVDTAL